Proteins encoded together in one uncultured Desulfosarcina sp. window:
- the pgeF gene encoding peptidoglycan editing factor PgeF, protein MFLLKKENNYLFQFAALTRIPGLVHTVMGRNGGASAPPFNESNVSSGVGDAPEAVTANRNRLQKMTGGVHIYTRQNHGTTIRAIRQETLSAKAPIQTEPHEADALITDVPGVRLLIQTADCQAVMLVDPEARVAANVHCGWRGNVADIVGRTVARMAAEFDCRPERMVAAIGPSLGPCCAEFVNFEQEIPRSLWPFRIGPHHFDLWAISRHQLHRAGVAPENIHAAGICTRCNPHLFFSYRAARQTGRFAALIGWDETCKGRAS, encoded by the coding sequence TTGTTTTTGCTGAAAAAAGAGAACAACTACCTGTTTCAGTTTGCGGCGCTTACCCGCATTCCCGGCCTGGTTCATACGGTTATGGGGCGCAATGGCGGTGCCAGCGCCCCCCCTTTTAACGAATCGAATGTAAGTTCAGGGGTGGGCGACGCGCCCGAAGCGGTCACGGCCAATCGTAATCGGCTGCAGAAGATGACCGGCGGCGTCCATATCTATACGCGGCAGAATCACGGGACGACCATCCGGGCGATCCGCCAGGAGACACTGTCCGCCAAGGCGCCGATACAGACCGAACCGCACGAGGCCGATGCCCTGATTACCGATGTGCCGGGGGTACGCCTGCTGATCCAGACGGCGGACTGCCAGGCGGTCATGCTGGTCGATCCCGAAGCGCGGGTGGCGGCCAACGTTCATTGCGGCTGGCGGGGCAATGTGGCCGATATTGTCGGCCGGACGGTGGCACGCATGGCCGCGGAATTCGATTGCAGACCGGAGCGCATGGTTGCGGCCATCGGGCCTTCGTTGGGGCCCTGCTGCGCCGAGTTCGTCAATTTCGAGCAGGAGATCCCCCGTTCGCTGTGGCCGTTTCGCATCGGGCCGCATCATTTCGATTTGTGGGCGATCAGCCGGCATCAACTGCACCGGGCAGGTGTCGCTCCGGAGAATATCCATGCTGCCGGAATCTGCACCCGCTGCAACCCGCACCTGTTTTTTTCCTACCGGGCGGCAAGGCAGACCGGTCGATTCGCCGCGCTGATCGGCTGGGACGAGACCTGTAAAGGACGGGCGTCATGA
- a CDS encoding ComF family protein: MKPLLAAIANALFPARCMGCGQLFRRQALAKVDENQEPDAGRALADYFCPACSGQWTAVTSPLCSRCGMVFKSRVGPDHFCGRCLERPGAFTRARAAGVYDGSLRLAIQALKFKGHTRLANPLGRLLYKTYRRYWPVGDIDLIAPVPLYRRRFRRRGFNQAFLLVKAWPLAGKAVVVRDLLARNRATPPQTGLDRRQRRINIKNAFCVSRPGESAGKRILLVDDVLTTGATAEACAAALLKDGAKRVDVLTLARA, translated from the coding sequence GTGAAACCTTTGCTGGCCGCCATTGCCAATGCCCTGTTCCCGGCCCGATGCATGGGGTGCGGGCAGCTTTTTCGACGGCAGGCCCTGGCCAAAGTGGATGAAAACCAGGAACCGGATGCCGGTCGCGCCCTGGCCGATTATTTTTGCCCGGCTTGCAGCGGCCAATGGACCGCGGTGACGTCGCCCCTGTGCTCACGCTGCGGCATGGTGTTTAAAAGCCGTGTAGGGCCGGACCATTTCTGCGGACGCTGCCTGGAGCGTCCCGGGGCCTTTACCCGGGCGCGGGCGGCGGGCGTTTATGACGGCTCGCTGCGGCTTGCCATCCAGGCGCTCAAATTCAAGGGGCACACCCGTCTGGCAAATCCTTTGGGCAGGCTGCTCTATAAGACCTACCGGCGGTATTGGCCGGTGGGCGACATCGACCTGATTGCACCGGTCCCCCTGTACCGGCGCCGATTCCGCCGGCGGGGCTTCAATCAGGCCTTTTTGCTGGTCAAGGCCTGGCCGCTTGCCGGCAAGGCGGTCGTAGTGCGCGACCTGTTGGCCAGAAACCGGGCCACACCGCCTCAAACCGGTCTGGACCGGCGCCAGCGGCGCATCAATATCAAGAATGCCTTTTGTGTGAGCCGGCCCGGAGAAAGTGCCGGGAAACGTATCCTGTTGGTGGACGATGTATTGACGACCGGCGCCACGGCGGAAGCCTGTGCGGCCGCGCTTTTAAAGGACGGGGCGAAGCGGGTGGATGTGCTGACCCTGGCGCGGGCATAG
- the icd gene encoding isocitrate dehydrogenase (NADP(+)): MANAKKITKNEDGSLNVPDCPVIPFIEGDGIGPDIWRATRMVIDAAVEKAYGGRRRIEWMELPVGEKGYAKTGSYLPDEALAAIEENIVAIKGPLTTPIGKGIRSLNVAIRQKLDLYACVRPVRYIETVPSPMKHPEKIDMVVFRENTEDLYAGIEWESGTPEAVRVADFMKTTMGIDLPPEAGIGIKPISPANTKRLVASAITHALENGFPSVTLMHKGNIMKYTEGAFAKWGYQVAEERFGDRTISEAKLWEAFDGKVPAGKIVIKDRIADMLFQQVLLRPDEYGVIATPNLNGDYLSDALAAQVGGLGMAPGANIGDRCAVFEATHGTAPKYAGMDKVNPGSLILSGAMMLDYMGWKEAGTAVRDAVQAAIKARRVTYDLARQIEGAQEVKCSEFAAAIVAQMQ, translated from the coding sequence ATGGCAAACGCAAAGAAAATAACTAAAAACGAAGATGGCAGCCTGAATGTGCCGGACTGTCCCGTCATTCCCTTCATTGAAGGCGACGGAATCGGGCCGGATATCTGGCGGGCCACTCGGATGGTCATCGATGCGGCCGTGGAAAAAGCTTATGGCGGCCGGCGGCGGATAGAATGGATGGAACTGCCGGTGGGAGAAAAAGGATACGCGAAAACCGGCAGTTACCTGCCCGATGAAGCCCTGGCGGCCATCGAGGAAAATATTGTGGCCATCAAGGGGCCGCTGACGACGCCTATTGGCAAAGGAATCCGCAGCCTCAACGTGGCCATCCGGCAGAAGCTGGACCTGTACGCCTGCGTCCGGCCGGTGCGCTATATCGAAACGGTGCCCAGTCCCATGAAACACCCGGAAAAAATCGACATGGTGGTGTTCCGGGAAAACACCGAAGACCTCTATGCCGGCATCGAATGGGAGTCGGGAACCCCGGAGGCCGTCCGGGTGGCCGATTTCATGAAAACGACCATGGGCATCGATCTGCCCCCCGAAGCAGGCATCGGGATCAAACCCATCAGCCCGGCCAACACCAAACGCCTGGTGGCCAGCGCAATTACCCACGCCCTGGAAAACGGTTTTCCCAGCGTGACCCTGATGCACAAGGGCAACATCATGAAGTACACCGAAGGGGCCTTTGCCAAGTGGGGCTACCAGGTTGCCGAGGAGCGCTTCGGCGACCGGACCATCAGCGAGGCAAAGCTCTGGGAAGCGTTCGACGGAAAGGTGCCCGCGGGAAAAATCGTGATCAAGGACCGTATCGCCGATATGCTTTTCCAGCAGGTTCTGCTCAGGCCCGACGAATATGGCGTTATCGCTACGCCCAACCTCAACGGTGATTACCTGTCCGACGCCCTGGCAGCCCAGGTGGGCGGGCTGGGCATGGCACCCGGAGCCAATATCGGGGACCGCTGCGCTGTATTCGAAGCGACCCACGGCACCGCCCCGAAATATGCCGGCATGGATAAGGTCAACCCCGGTTCCCTGATTCTTTCCGGGGCCATGATGCTGGACTACATGGGCTGGAAAGAGGCCGGCACGGCGGTTCGCGACGCGGTTCAGGCGGCCATCAAAGCCCGCCGGGTCACCTACGACCTGGCCCGCCAGATCGAAGGCGCCCAAGAGGTGAAATGCTCCGAGTTTGCCGCGGCCATCGTGGCGCAGATGCAATAG
- the rlmB gene encoding 23S rRNA (guanosine(2251)-2'-O)-methyltransferase RlmB, which translates to MAAKRKLTQPSREVIFGFHPVVEALNAGRRKIQSVIVDRDTLSERQAEAIQLAQNQGIAWNRQTPEQIRSACGSDQHQGIGALVSPLPNDSVEAVVADAAANAKDPLLVLLDGIVDPTNLGAIVRTAHCAGADAVVVPKDRAVGPTPVVSKVSAGALEHTRLCRVTNLAGTIQWLKKKSFWVAGLAMEGEQSLFDADLKGPLALVIGGEGRGLRRLVQEHCDFLLSIPLCGRVDSLNASAAAAVVLYEAFRQRRTG; encoded by the coding sequence ATGGCCGCCAAACGAAAGCTCACGCAGCCTTCCCGGGAGGTCATTTTCGGTTTTCACCCGGTGGTGGAAGCCTTGAACGCCGGCCGGCGAAAGATCCAATCCGTGATTGTGGACCGGGATACGCTTTCCGAGCGCCAGGCCGAGGCGATCCAACTGGCCCAAAATCAGGGTATTGCCTGGAACCGTCAAACACCCGAACAGATCCGGTCGGCCTGCGGCAGCGATCAGCACCAGGGAATCGGGGCATTGGTATCTCCGCTGCCCAACGATAGTGTAGAAGCCGTTGTGGCCGATGCCGCAGCGAACGCCAAAGACCCACTGCTGGTGCTGCTGGACGGTATCGTGGACCCCACCAACCTGGGGGCCATCGTCCGTACGGCCCATTGTGCCGGAGCCGATGCCGTGGTCGTTCCCAAAGACCGGGCCGTGGGACCGACGCCGGTGGTTTCCAAAGTATCCGCCGGCGCCCTGGAACATACCCGCCTGTGTCGGGTGACCAACTTGGCGGGCACCATTCAATGGCTCAAGAAAAAGAGCTTCTGGGTGGCCGGATTGGCCATGGAAGGTGAGCAGTCGCTCTTCGATGCCGATTTGAAAGGCCCGTTGGCCCTGGTGATCGGAGGAGAGGGCAGGGGGCTGCGGCGGCTGGTACAAGAGCACTGCGATTTCCTGCTTTCGATTCCGCTGTGTGGGCGCGTGGACTCCCTGAATGCATCGGCGGCTGCGGCTGTAGTCCTTTACGAAGCCTTCCGCCAGCGCCGGACGGGGTAG
- the gmk gene encoding guanylate kinase translates to MNGLATQPDSRQTGNQGHLFVVSAPSGAGKTTLCRAARERLPQLVYSVSSTTRGPRIGEVDGQDYFFVSEAQFRQGIESGLWAEWAKVHDNYYGTSARFLDDHLQAGRNVLLDIDVQGARQILQRYPEAVTIFIAAPSMAVLRRRLTARGLDSPEVIELRMKNAQAEMDSRDLYRHVVVNDDLDAAIKRFVDILSKGAG, encoded by the coding sequence GCAACGCAACCGGATAGTCGGCAGACAGGCAATCAGGGCCATCTTTTCGTGGTTTCCGCCCCATCCGGCGCAGGGAAAACCACGTTGTGCCGGGCGGCACGGGAAAGACTGCCCCAGTTGGTCTATTCGGTCAGTTCCACCACCCGTGGGCCCCGTATAGGGGAAGTTGACGGGCAGGACTATTTTTTCGTCTCCGAAGCACAATTTCGCCAGGGCATTGAAAGCGGGCTATGGGCGGAGTGGGCCAAGGTGCATGACAACTACTACGGCACCTCTGCCCGATTTTTAGACGACCACCTTCAGGCCGGACGGAACGTGCTGCTGGATATCGACGTCCAGGGCGCCCGACAGATTCTGCAGCGCTATCCGGAGGCCGTCACCATCTTCATTGCAGCCCCCTCCATGGCAGTGCTTCGCCGGCGGTTGACCGCAAGGGGGCTGGACAGCCCCGAGGTGATCGAACTGCGCATGAAAAATGCCCAGGCCGAAATGGACAGCCGGGATTTATACCGGCATGTGGTGGTCAATGATGATCTGGACGCGGCCATCAAGCGATTTGTCGACATTTTGAGCAAGGGGGCCGGCTGA